Within the Paenibacillus sp. AN1007 genome, the region ATCAATGACCTCTTGATTGTCAGTTTCTTCTGAATGAAGAACTTCAAATTTTACGAACTGATTCGGAAAAATCTGCTGAACTTCTTGCCATTTCATCTTTGTCCCTCCTCTGTTTTGATGGTTACATTATACCATTTCATAGATCTATAACTCTCATTGGAATTTCATTTAACGTTTCTGTATTCATGAACCCCAAGGGGATTGTCTGCTGATATACCTCTTTGAAATACCTCCTGTAGACCAAGGGTCCAACGGAGCCGCCGCTTGAATATATTGTTATATGATGGAAATGCTTCTTCGAGATTGCTTACCAACATGTCTTCACTCACTTCAATTATTATTTTAGCTTTGATTCATCTTTTCTCATGTGTTATCATATCTTTAAAGAAAGACCAAGTGCGGTCAACACTTGGTCAATACAATTGGCTTGGATGGTCTATCCCTTCTTAAGTCAAGTCAGGATAAAAACCCACCTTCGGCGGTCAACCTTGGGGTGGGTTTTTACTTTCTCTTGTTGTTATTGATATACGTCAAAAGTGCAAGAATGAATGTACCGAATAATAGCATTAGAGTCATCGCATCTTTCACTTCCATGGTTTCACCTCCTTTCGAAGGGAAACCATACCCACCCAAGATTCAATTGTATCTATATTTTACCTGTGTTTACATCTCCGTACAAGTGTTCTTATCTACTTTTTTGTATTATTCCTTTATTCTATTTTCAGCCTATCATTTCTATCATTTCTATCATTTCTATCATTTCTATCATATAACGTTCCCGTATTCACGACCCGACACATGTCGGGTGGCCGGCGAATGCCGGGCCAAGGGCGTATGCCCGCAGCGTGAATATTATGTTATAAGATGTTGGCGCCTTCTTGAATTACTCACACGTACTATAAATTAAATTCATCTTTAATTAATCTTGCGACTTCATCTGCACTTAAATTTGTATTATTGATTCTCAAATAGTTCTCTCTAGTAATTTCTCCCTCTTTAGAATTGAGTCGATGTTCTTCCATCGTTTTGATTAAGTCCATTTCAGAATATTCAATATTTCTTTTTGTTGGTTTTTGATCAAGTCTAAACGCCGTTTTATTTCGTTTTAATCGTTCTTCTATATCTGACTCTAATTCAACAAAATAAATTTCTGCCCCTTTCGATTCAAACAAGTTACATGTTTGCTTGACGAATTCCCAGTCCTTCTGAAGATCAAACCCCCAAAGGTAAGTAAAAATAAGTCCATACTGGTTGCTGCTTGCGAACGATTCAAAAAGCTCTCTTCTTACGATACTTGATAACCTCCAAGTTTCACTACCAAAACCAAAAAAGGGATGAAATAGCTCGATCGACATGTGATTGTGAAACAATTTCAATTCCGTTATTTTCGTTAATTCATGACCAACCGTCATCTTTCCAACGGCCTGTGGGCCAAATATCAATATGAACTTCATAGGTATCACCCCGGTTCTTAATATCTTGCGCCAATGTCTTATAACATTCCCGTATTCACGACGTCCAACGTAGTTGGATGTGTCCGGCGAATGCCGGACCAAGGACGAATGTCCGCAGCGTGAATATTATGTTATCCGATGCTGCTGACTTCTTTGATTAGCTTACAAATCATGTTCTTGTTTCTTCCAGTTTTCACTCTTTTATTAATGTCTTCTTTCATAAGTTCTTGTTATTAAGCTATGCTAATGAATACTATTGATACTTCTTGAGAACAGTTACTTCTATTCAAAAAAGTTACTCTTCGCAAGAAATTAATCTTTAATCTTTTTTTTAGCAAACTTCATAGCAAATAACTGAGGAATCAAATTCAAAATACTAACAAAGATTAATAATTGATACGGTGTTAGTGGCTTAAAATAGACACTCCACTGTTCATTGCTTGTCATATCGCTAATGAAATAAAACGAAACTATTAAAGATATTATGTTACCAATAATAAAAAATATGGAATTACTAAAAAGTTTACCGAAGAAAGCAAGAAGTGTCGTCCCTACAATCATAATTAAGTAACCAATCATTGAATGATTAATAAAATCTTGGTGCATCGAAAAATAAACAAAAGGAAAACAATATAAACAGACTATTAGAATACCAATTGCCATTTTCCTCATATCATCACCTCTCTCAATTCTCTTAATGTCATTTCAAGTTCTTCAACCAAATGTTCTTTTCCTAAATTATAGATCACTTGTTTTTTTATAAAATATCAACTATGTAACATGCTAAATAAAATAACCTTGTATATTTGTGCTCATAATATTCTTCTAGACGCTGCGGTTGACAAATAGTTAGGCTTCATAGATTTTTTTTATTTTCCCCTTGATTATTTATTTTTGTAGTTTTCAGCAGTTTCGGATAACGTTCCTGTATTCACGACTCGATGTATGTCGAGTGTCCGGCGAATGCCGGACCCAGGACGAATGTCCGCAGCGTGAATATATTGTTATCCGATGTTGCTTCTTCATCGTCAACTCATTCAAGTCTGCATTTGCTTCTTCAAAAAATTTAGTAACCCTTTGATTATTATTTTTCTCATTTGTTCATAAGTAATTAATACATAATAACTTCTTTCTTCTTCCTTATCTTTTCCATGTTCCTTCATAGTCAATGAATTTATAATTCTTTCATCATTTTTTTGACTGAAATGAAAATTAGAATAATTCCCTTCATGCACAAAATCGTGTCGAATATTATAAAAAATTGTAGCTATGATATCTAGGTTTAGCCCTGATGAATTTTGGGCACGTTCATCTGACAATGATCTTTCTATGTGTTCTAATAAAAATGCTTGGTCTGCCTCATCTATACACTCTGCAAAGAATCTTCGAATTATTTTAATTTTATCTCTTACTTTTGCACCATGATTTGCTATATGGCTTGTAGCCTCAATACAAACAATCCAATAGAAAATGGCTAAGACATGTCGTCCAGGCTTTATTGATATCATTTCATCTCCTAATGAAATTAATCTTGAAATATTGTTAATTATTCTTCTAGGTATAACATTATCCATTTCGTAGCAAGTTCGCAATAATTTAATAGCCTGTTCTCGATCTCCAAAAAATTCACTGAAAAACTTTATATACTCTTCGCTAATGACTGATACTTCTACAAACCCCTCAGAAGTATATTTTTCTATAATCTCCAAAGCGTTTCCCCCGTAATATTATTTGTTTTAAGCAATTTCGGATAACGTTTTTGTATTCACGAACCCCAAAGGGGTTGTCTGCTGAAATGCCTCTCCGAAATCCATCTAGCAGACCAAGGCTCCACAGGAGCCGCAGCGTGAATATTATGTTATACGACGGAATCACATCTTCGAGTTAACCAACATCCTCTTATATTCTATTCTTTCATTGGTCTGTTAGATGTTCCAAAAGATCTCCAGGTTGGCATTCCAATGCCGTACATAATTTATCAATGACTTCTAAAGATACATACTCATTTGTGTTGAGCTTTGCCATCGTTGCAGATGAAATTCCCGTCATTCTCAATAAATCTTGTTTCTTAATCTCCCTGTCAATCAATAATTTTTGAAATGGTTTATAACTTATCATCTGGTACTCCTTTGTATCCGAATTGAATTTTTCTTTAATTATATGAAAATATATTTTTTTAATCAAAAATATCTTTGATATGTCTTGACTATAATTTTCATTATGATAAAATAATATTCAATAAGTTGAATTTTTGTTCGCAAAATAAAACATAACGGACGGTGATCATTTATGCACAATTCTTTAGAAGTCTTACTTGATTCGTTGATTCGTAATCGAATTGAAGCCTTATATAGCGATCTTCTCAAGAACAACACCATTTATAATCAATTCTCAGCCGATCGAAATCTTTACTTCAAACAGTTACATGAGCTTCTACCTCAGGATATGCATAAAACTCTATTTCTTTACGATGACGCAGACCTTTCTGTTCATACAATATTAGAACGAGAAATCTATTTACAGGGGTTTAAGGATGCTCTTCAATTACATAATGAATTAAATATAACATCTAATTGAGAGCCAAACGGCTCTCTTTTCATTTGATACTATTCTATAAGTTGTTGCATACACGAATCCAAGAACCTTAAGGCGACGTAGTCGCCGGCTGCGCTTGCGCAGTTTGGTTCGCAGGAATTGTCCGCTGATTCCGCTCCCCCGAAACTCCTCTTGTGGACCGAGGGACAGCTTTAGCTGGCCCAGTGCGTGAATGTGTTGTTATCGAAAAGATATGCCTTCTTTGAAAAAACTAAAGAAAAAAAGAATCCCTTAAAAAAGGAATTCAAAAAGGCAACCACAAAACATCTTCAAGTTCTAATTCTAGAGTTTCTTTAAATAAGCTTTCAATACCATTATTATCGTATAACGGGGTGATTTTGCTTTTATACAATTTAAGAACATCAAGAAGACTTGTCGATACGAGTATTTGCAAATTATTTTTCAATTTTTTTAGCTTTTCATTAACCTCTTTTATTACTTCATTACCCAGATCATCCGCGATAATATCACCTTCGCGAATAGAGCCCTTCTTGTCAAATAGCCTAGAGTTATTAAGCAAATCATCATAAATTACTTGAGTTACTTCAAAGACAACAGGTCTTTCTTTCTCCGCCGAAAAAACATAGTCTTCCTGAAATTTCAATAACTGAACAATTTTCTTGGTATACATTGAAATTGTTTTTTCGTTCTGTTTTTTTACAGCATCTTCGTATTGTCCTGTTTCAGATAATACTGTACGACCTATTTCATTTACCATTTCATTCATTCTATTAGAAATGTTTTGGAGCTCAGTAACGGAGTTCAGCACTTCTTTCTTATCTTTTTGAGATTTAAGATCAATGAGGTAGTTAAAAAACATTGAAGCAATTTGGCTTCTTAAATATGTTTCAATATCATCGAATTTTTCGAAAGTGGTTAAAGCTTTCACCTTAACTTCATCAATAAAATCAAAAACATTTGTACTGTCAACATACGCAAAGTTAAACTTTGAGTCCGGTTCATTGATGAGCGTTAAGATTGCATCCTTATTTTTCTTAAACGTATGATATTCCGAATATACGTTCTTATCAATAAAGATAAAGATTGGAATATTGTTACTTACAGCTTCTTTAAACTCTCTTCTAGTTATTGAGATATAATTTTTCTCATAACCCTCGATAAATTCCAGGTGCTTCTCTTCACTGGAAGGGGCACCATAACGCCCACCAATGATTAGTATCATCATATGGCAAAGCTTGACCTCATTGTAACAAGAAATATCCAATTCTTGATTGAATTCAAAATACACATTACCACTTTCAAATAAAACGGGCTCAAACCCATACTGCAAAATAAATCTTTCAATACTATTTCTGATATGTTTCAAGTCGTAATATGTAGAACTTACAAATATCCTAGGCTTCATACCTAACCCCCAAAGGTAATCTATTATATTCAACTAATATATTATAAATTGTAATATAAATGTTGCATATCTTTCCGATAACGTTCCTAATTTCACGACTCGACATATGTCGAGTGTCCGGCGAATGCTGGGCCAAGGGCGTATGCCGCGGCGTGAATATTATGTTATGTGACGGAACTTGCTACCTGAATAATCATCCAAACCTAATCAATTCTTCTATATTATGTCTAAGCCTTGAAGGGTGTCTTGGATGGCCGGTCTTAGCCATCTTCAAACAAAATAGTTCGATTTCCTCGCTTCTCAATAATTCTATTACTTGCTTATCACGTTTATTGAAAAAATGTTTTTCTCCCCACGCTACGATCACTCGATCAGCTCTTAACGCTGCTTCCCTTATATGTTTGTCGTTCTCAGAACCTATAGGGTCTATTAACGATTTTTTCAATCCTTCTGGATCGGTTGATATCAAGCTATAAAGATTAACAATCTCAAGTGAACCGTATTGAAATTTATTTGCAATACTCGGGTTTAACATTATGTACAACAATTTGGGGAGATTTACATCCCATTCTCTAGTCAACAAATATCTATACTTTCTTTCAGGATCAAATATAGCGTCTTGCTTCATTGTATTCACCTTCTTCTTAAATTAAAATGTTTTATCAAAGTTCTGTCGTATAACGTTCCTGTATTCATG harbors:
- a CDS encoding DUF1643 domain-containing protein, with amino-acid sequence MKQDAIFDPERKYRYLLTREWDVNLPKLLYIMLNPSIANKFQYGSLEIVNLYSLISTDPEGLKKSLIDPIGSENDKHIREAALRADRVIVAWGEKHFFNKRDKQVIELLRSEEIELFCLKMAKTGHPRHPSRLRHNIEELIRFG
- a CDS encoding DUF4062 domain-containing protein — encoded protein: MKPRIFVSSTYYDLKHIRNSIERFILQYGFEPVLFESGNVYFEFNQELDISCYNEVKLCHMMILIIGGRYGAPSSEEKHLEFIEGYEKNYISITRREFKEAVSNNIPIFIFIDKNVYSEYHTFKKNKDAILTLINEPDSKFNFAYVDSTNVFDFIDEVKVKALTTFEKFDDIETYLRSQIASMFFNYLIDLKSQKDKKEVLNSVTELQNISNRMNEMVNEIGRTVLSETGQYEDAVKKQNEKTISMYTKKIVQLLKFQEDYVFSAEKERPVVFEVTQVIYDDLLNNSRLFDKKGSIREGDIIADDLGNEVIKEVNEKLKKLKNNLQILVSTSLLDVLKLYKSKITPLYDNNGIESLFKETLELELEDVLWLPF
- a CDS encoding shikimate kinase — encoded protein: MKFILIFGPQAVGKMTVGHELTKITELKLFHNHMSIELFHPFFGFGSETWRLSSIVRRELFESFASSNQYGLIFTYLWGFDLQKDWEFVKQTCNLFESKGAEIYFVELESDIEERLKRNKTAFRLDQKPTKRNIEYSEMDLIKTMEEHRLNSKEGEITRENYLRINNTNLSADEVARLIKDEFNL
- a CDS encoding helix-turn-helix transcriptional regulator; protein product: MISYKPFQKLLIDREIKKQDLLRMTGISSATMAKLNTNEYVSLEVIDKLCTALECQPGDLLEHLTDQ
- a CDS encoding putative holin-like toxin; the protein is MEVKDAMTLMLLFGTFILALLTYINNNKRK